Within Spinacia oleracea cultivar Varoflay chromosome 4, BTI_SOV_V1, whole genome shotgun sequence, the genomic segment TTGGTATTTACTAATTTCTTAATGGACAACTATAAGCCAGTATTATTGTCGCTAAGGAAAACATTTTGCTTATCTATACAATAGATCTAGCCTATTTCTAAGTGAGATCCATTCTCACCCTTTAGATGAGGGTACAAGAAAAGAGAAATTTGCAACCCCCAGATGATGGTACAAGAAAGGGGCAGTTATTCCCTGCATTTTCCATGCTACTGTGTGTATTTCGCTAAGTTTTTCaaaatgattgttttttcttataACTCACTTCTGAACAGGGCGTTAACTTATTATTACAATGTCATTAATAATCTTGCAGTTTATAGGAGCTACCATGGGTTCGTCTGACTTGACAATCCAAACTGATAATGGTCATATTGGCATGCCAAGGAATGTTTGTTGTGTGGTCGTTGAGTATCTTCCTGGAGGTGCGTTGAAGAATTTCCTCATAAAGAACAGGAGAAGGAAGCTGACTTTCAAAGTAGTAATCCAGTTATCACTTGATCTTGCAAGGGGGTTAGTCCCTTAATCTTCATCTAAATGTCTactttgtactccctccgtcccggaatactcgacccggtttgaccggcacagagtttaaggaacttgaattgacttatttaatgtaataggtagtagttgatagtggggtattattttaatgtagttagtgggaggtgggttaagaggtggggttgggggagagtaggggttgaatttttaattactttttgtatggagtaggtggtaggtgggttaataggggtggagtgagaaataatataatattgttagaatatttccatttttagaaacaggtcaagtattaagggacggcccgataaggaaaacaggtcaagtattccgggacggagggagtaatatccAATTATGTTTGGACACCTGCatatttgaggcaatggggtaatgataatgatgataatgatgatatGCAATCCTTGGTTTTCTCAACTCTTCAATTGTCTTATAGTTACCTCCCAGCCTAAAAGCTAAATGGCTCAATTATTTGGCAATATATGAAGACCTGTAACATAGTACAAGATAGCAAGCACATTTGATAAATCTTTTGTAAGCCCATCATAGTGTCCAGCTTGTTGTCATCACTTGTCTACATGCCCATTTTACCATGGCTCTTTCCTGTATCAAAACTATTGAGTTTTATTTATAGTTGATGATAAGTGTTCCTGGTATGACCCTCTTCATTTTATACTGAGAATTTGCAAACCATCATGTAAGATTTTGGTGCCCTAAAACAGGATTCTTCTGCTCCCCCAAACCTTTGACCTGTGTTGGTGTTCTGCTGCTCTGTTGATAATTTATCTCTTTTCCTATTTACGTGTCTAATGAAACAAGTGTAGACTGTAGTGAGTGTATAATCATAAAATTCCAAAAATAACTGTGAAATTATGATAAAATTGTACCATCGAATTTAGTGAGTgtataataatttatatttccAATGGTTTTCTCATAGGTTGAGCTATCTCCATACCATGAAAATAGTTCACAGAGATGTCAAGACTGAAAACATGCTTTTAGACAAGCAACGAAATCTGAAAATAGCAGACTTTGGTGTAGCTCGGGTTGAAGCTTCAAATCCTCATGACATGACTGGAGAAACAGGAACCCTTGGCTATATGGCTCCTGAGGTAGGTAATTTGTAATTTCTTTTGTTGTCACAAATTTTATGCTCTAATGATCACAACTATACAGCAACAATGATTAACAGAGTTTCCACAGCTGTGCCATTCATTCATAGTGATTCTACCTATATTAATTAAATGTAGAGTTGGTGAATGAATTGGGTTTTGATTTCAAGTTAGTTAGGGCTTGAGAACTCCTTGTATACCaatgtttatttgttttgggGGGTAAATACTGCAGGTTCTGAATGGTCATGCATATAATAGGAAATGTGACGTGTACAGCTTTGGCATTTGCTTATGGGAAATTTATTGCTGTGAGATGCCATATCCTGATCTGAGTTTCTCAGAGGTGACATCAGCTGTTGTCCGACAGGTAAAAAATTGTAGTTATTTCCTGAATGTGTGGTTTTTATTCTTAATAAATAAATTGGAGGGTGAAGTATTTAGTATATGAACGAATCCAGAATCTGAGGCCAGAAATACCGAGATGCTGCCCCAGCTCTCTGGCACATGTAATGAAGCGATGTTGGGATGCAAATCCAGACAAGAGACCAGAGATGGATGAGGTGGTGACAATGATAGAGGCGATTGATACTACAAAAGGCGGTGGTATGATTCCTACTGATCAACAGCAGGGATGTCTCTGCTTCCGAGGTAACCGAGGACCTTAAAAACAACCAAACACAGACCCCCCCTCTCTTCAGACATCCCTTCTCTCTTAGATTAGTAGCTCTAATGTAAAGGCGACTTTTCGTCTAGATTGCACAACCCTTCTGTTTCTGTAACATGAAAAGTTGCATAATAAATAAATGTGGTCTGGTCTTATTGTGTAGATAATATAATACAGATTTATATAAAAAGATTGGGTTTATTTCtgttttaatttgtaaatcatctACTGTATCGTTTCATCAGTTCGAATTGAATTGATGACACAACTTAATTATAAGGGTAATCGTACATTCGTACTGCGATCCATGATCATTATCAGACAACATTATCATCAAATGGCTACTGGGTACTGGGTAGTGCATCAAACTCCAGAATCTCCAAGTATATTATTGTGCTTTTGTGTTGCTTATCACAGTTATATGTGAGCATTTTATCTCTCTAGAAATTACTCAAACCAAAACTAGTAAATCTCCATTTGCATTTGTCTAGAATTATTTCCCGATCAGTCTAGTTtgtatacgtgtcacgtatatccctccttattacgccacgtcacaACTAATCAGCATCATGACAtgtcattgacaaccaaaaaacatgtagcaaggatcgaacaccTGACCTCTTTGTCTAGAATTATTTCCCGATCAGTCTAGTTTTTAGTTTTGATCCAAAACTACTAACAAAATGCTAGCGGTTCTAGGCTTTATTTTACTACGGAGTAATTACTAAACAAAAACCGCAAACATTGTTACCGGTTGGTTTGTTCAAATCTAACATCTCCATTAAAGAAAGGTTAACAGTGAAGATACAACTTAGACAATGCCTGAATTACCACTTTAGTCTAACCAAGGTTGAATACAAAAATATTCAAACACGAATGAATTACAGATGGAATGTTACACTTGTACAAAGAAGAAGATGACTCGATTTACATCCCCTCGCCTTAGCTAATGAAAATGTCGAAAAATGGCACAAATAATAAATCTGTAACGTACACAAGAATCTATCCGGCAATTTTGTAAGTTGGATTGACAAGATTATCAACGCCTGAAACCGCCTGGACTGACTCTATGACGTCACCAACCTTGAGATCTGCTAGATAATCTTGATTATCAGTTACATAGCCAAACACTGCATATCGTCCGTCTAATATGTTGGCATTACTTGGGGTCAGTTCACTTTCTTTCAGCAACCAA encodes:
- the LOC110805300 gene encoding serine/threonine-protein kinase STY13, producing MKEGNDGYVRADQIDLKSLDEQLQRHLNKALTLEKKRKEEEEEEERERGRCSNNRAEWEIDPSKLLVKSVIARGTFGTVHRGVYDGQDVAVKLLDWGEEGHRSEAELTQLRSAFSQEVAVWHKLDHPNVTKFIGATMGSSDLTIQTDNGHIGMPRNVCCVVVEYLPGGALKNFLIKNRRRKLTFKVVIQLSLDLARGLSYLHTMKIVHRDVKTENMLLDKQRNLKIADFGVARVEASNPHDMTGETGTLGYMAPEVLNGHAYNRKCDVYSFGICLWEIYCCEMPYPDLSFSEVTSAVVRQNLRPEIPRCCPSSLAHVMKRCWDANPDKRPEMDEVVTMIEAIDTTKGGGMIPTDQQQGCLCFRGNRGP